The following proteins come from a genomic window of Tenebrio molitor chromosome 9, icTenMoli1.1, whole genome shotgun sequence:
- the LOC138138209 gene encoding uncharacterized protein codes for MKSIVLLCAALALIPGLQSRSVVVLPAQIPIQPGTRPVPIPEIETPGIEVDPIPIQPGVKPVPIPEIETPGIEVDPIPIQPGVKPVPLPEIETPGIEVDPVPIQPGVKPVPLPEIETPGIEVDPIPIQPGVKPVPIPGIETPGIEVDPIPIQPGVKPVPIPGIETPGIEVDPIPIQPGVKPVPIPGIETPGIEVDPIPIQPGVKPVPIPGIETPGIEVDPIPIQPGVKPVPIPGIETPGIEVDPVPIQPGVKPVPLPEIETPGIEVDPIPIQPGVKPVPIPGIETPGIEVDPIPIQPGVKPVPIPGIETPGIEVDPIPIQPGVKPVPIPGIETPGIEVDPIPIQPGVKPVPIPGIETPGIEVDPIPIQPGVKPVPIPGIETPGIEVDPVPIQPGVKPVPLPEIETPGIEVDPIPIQPGVKPVPIPGIETPGIEVDPIPIQPGVKPLPLPVPAPETPEIEVDPVPIQPGVKPVPLPELETPEIEVDPIPIQPGVKPVPIPGLETPEIEVDPVPIQPGVKPVPLPELETPEIEVDPIPIQPGVKPVPIPENECAYLADLIGKLIIF; via the exons ATGAAGTCAATAGTGCTGTTGTGTGCCGCTCTGGCACTAATCCCAg GATTGCAATCACGATCTGTGGTTGTCCTTCCTGCCCAAATTCCCATCCAACCAGGAACCAGGCCAGTTCCAATTCCGGAAATTGAAACTCCAGGAATTGAAGTCGATCCAATCCCGATTCAACCAGGAGTCAAACCGGTGCCAATTCCAGAGATCGAAACTCCAGGAATTGAAGTCGATCCAATCCCAATTCAACCAGGAGTCAAACCGGTACCACTTCCAGAAATCGAAACCCCCGGAATTGAAGTTGACCCAGTCCCAATTCAACCCGGAGTGAAACCGGTCCCACTTCCAGAAATTGAAACTCCCGGAATCGAAGTTGATCCAATTCCAATCCAACCAGGAGTAAAGCCTGTACCAATCCCCGGAATCGAAACCCCCGGGATCGAAGTTGATCCAATTCCAATCCAACCAGGAGTAAAACCCGTACCAATCCCCGGAATCGAAACCCCCGGAATCGAAGTTGATCCAATTCCAATCCAACCAGGAGTAAAGCCTGTACCAATTCCCGGAATCGAAACCCCCGGAATCGAAGTTGATCCAATTCCAATCCAACCAGGAGTAAAACCTGTACCAATTCCCGGAATCGAAACCCCCGGAATCGAAGTTGATCCAATTCCAATCCAACCAGGAGTAAAACCAGTACCAATCCCCGGAATCGAAACCCCCGGAATTGAAGTCGACCCTGTCCCAATTCAACCAGGAGTCAAACCCGTCCCACTTCCAGAAATCGAAACCCCCGGAATCGAAGTTGACCCAATTCCAATCCAACCAGGAGTAAAACCCGTACCAATCCCCGGAATCGAAACCCCCGGAATCGAAGTTGATCCAATTCCAATCCAACCAGGAGTAAAGCCTGTACCAATTCCCGGAATCGAAACCCCCGGAATCGAAGTTGATCCAATTCCAATCCAACCAGGAGTAAAACCTGTACCAATTCCCGGAATCGAAACCCCCGGAATCGAAGTTGATCCAATTCCAATCCAACCAGGAGTAAAGCCTGTACCAATTCCCGGAATCGAAACCCCCGGAATCGAAGTTGATCCAATTCCAATCCAACCAGGAGTAAAACCTGTACCAATCCCCGGAATCGAAACCCCCGGAATTGAAGTCGACCCTGTCCCAATCCAACCAGGAGTCAAACCCGTCCCACTTCCAGAAATCGAAACCCCCGGAATCGAAGTTGACCCAATTCCAATCCAACCTGGAGTCAAACCCGTACCAATCCCCGGAATTGAAACCCCCGGAATTGAAGTTGACCCTATTCCAATTCAACCAGGAGTAAAACCTTTGCCACTACCAGTGCCAGCCCCAGAAACTCCCGAAATCGAAGTTGATCCAGTACCAATCCAACCAGGTGTGAAACCTGTGCCACTTCCAGAACTGGAAACCCCCGAAATTGAAGTTGATCCAATTCCAATTCAACCTGGAGTCAAACCCGTCCCAATCCCCGGACTCGAAACACCCGAAATAGAAGTCGATCCAGTACCAATCCAACCAGGAGTGAAACCTGTGCCACTTCCAGAACTGGAAACCCCCGAAATTGAAGTTGATCCAATCCCAATTCAACCTGGAGTCAAACCCGTCCCAATTCCAGAAAACGAATGTGCGTACTTGGCTGACCTCATTGGAAAATTGATCATCTTCTAA